One Owenweeksia hongkongensis DSM 17368 genomic region harbors:
- a CDS encoding 1,4-dihydroxy-2-naphthoyl-CoA synthase: MSTINWTTAAEFEDITYKKCNGVARIAFNRPNVRNAFRPKTTKELYDAFYDAQEDTSIGVILLSAEGPSTRDGVYSFCSGGDQSARGHQGYVGEDGYHRLNILEVQRLIRFMPKVVIAVVPGWAVGGGHSLHVVCDMTLASKEHAIFKQTDADVTSFDGGYGSAYLAKMVGQKKAREIFFLGRNYSAQEAYEMGMVNKVVPHDELEDTAYEWAQEILAKSPTSIKMLKFAMNLTDDGMVGQQVFAGEATRLAYMTEEAAEGRNAFLEKRKPNFGENKWIP, translated from the coding sequence ATGAGCACTATAAATTGGACCACCGCAGCCGAATTTGAAGATATTACCTATAAAAAGTGTAACGGGGTTGCAAGAATTGCGTTTAATAGACCAAACGTTAGAAATGCATTTAGACCAAAAACCACCAAAGAGTTATATGATGCTTTTTACGATGCGCAAGAAGATACCTCAATAGGGGTAATCCTCCTTTCTGCGGAGGGGCCTTCTACCAGAGATGGTGTTTATTCTTTTTGTTCTGGTGGCGATCAATCAGCTCGCGGACATCAAGGTTATGTGGGAGAAGATGGCTATCACAGATTAAATATTTTGGAGGTACAGCGCCTAATCCGCTTTATGCCAAAGGTGGTAATTGCTGTGGTGCCCGGCTGGGCCGTGGGTGGCGGACATAGCCTTCACGTGGTTTGCGATATGACCTTGGCCAGTAAGGAGCATGCTATTTTTAAACAAACAGATGCAGACGTTACCAGCTTTGACGGTGGCTATGGCTCAGCTTATTTGGCAAAAATGGTGGGACAGAAAAAAGCCAGAGAAATTTTCTTTTTAGGACGAAACTACTCTGCTCAAGAAGCCTATGAAATGGGTATGGTAAACAAAGTGGTGCCACACGATGAGCTGGAAGATACAGCCTACGAATGGGCGCAAGAGATATTGGCCAAGTCGCCTACTTCTATCAAAATGCTAAAGTTTGCCATGAACCTTACCGATGATGGTATGGTGGGCCAGCAGGTATTTGCCGGTGAAGCCACCCGCCTTGCCTATATGACCGAAGAAGCTGCAGAAGGCAGAAATGCATTTTTGGAAAAGCGCAAGCCAAACTTTGGTGAGAATAAGTGGATTCCTTGA
- a CDS encoding C45 family autoproteolytic acyltransferase/hydolase yields MLELSFDSVAEPLLGPKWQSLYKAYWPAYKKWYESNGADKKPSLGIAKNRLQRYMPEMMPTYERMCELAGDDNTAHRFLTGWQPPAYISGCSQAVFTDSPTLVRNYDYHPHLIEGTLLHSSWNGKQVMAVSDCLMGVLDGMNSDGLVVSLTFGGRRNVGRGFGIPFVLRYILEFCSNVAEAVEVLKTVPVHMAYNIMLLDKTGAHSMIMITPQQQPRVTDMRACANHQGELRWPDTKRFPNSLERERFLNELLSRPGLTEWEMADNFLRVPLFNTRYKRGAGTIYTAVYRPAEGYMQLRWPDKTITQSFAYFEEASTPIFIYAPDLEEELKSK; encoded by the coding sequence ATGTTAGAACTTAGTTTTGATTCTGTAGCCGAGCCTTTGCTTGGCCCAAAATGGCAAAGCCTGTATAAGGCTTACTGGCCGGCTTACAAAAAATGGTATGAAAGCAATGGTGCCGATAAAAAACCTAGTTTGGGAATTGCCAAAAACAGGCTTCAGCGCTATATGCCAGAAATGATGCCTACCTACGAACGTATGTGCGAACTGGCTGGTGATGATAATACAGCCCATCGTTTTCTTACGGGCTGGCAACCTCCTGCATATATTTCTGGCTGCTCGCAAGCCGTCTTTACCGATTCGCCCACGCTGGTGCGTAATTATGATTATCACCCGCATCTTATTGAAGGCACATTGCTACATAGTTCGTGGAATGGAAAACAAGTGATGGCCGTAAGCGATTGTTTAATGGGTGTTTTAGACGGAATGAATTCTGATGGACTTGTGGTCTCGCTCACCTTTGGTGGAAGGCGCAATGTAGGCCGCGGATTTGGAATTCCATTTGTGCTACGCTACATACTTGAATTTTGTAGTAATGTAGCCGAAGCTGTGGAGGTACTAAAGACAGTGCCCGTCCACATGGCGTATAACATTATGCTGCTCGATAAAACCGGAGCCCACAGTATGATTATGATTACTCCACAGCAGCAGCCAAGAGTTACGGATATGCGCGCCTGTGCCAATCATCAAGGTGAACTGCGCTGGCCGGACACCAAACGATTTCCCAATAGCCTGGAGCGCGAGCGTTTTTTGAATGAACTGCTTAGCCGGCCGGGTCTCACGGAATGGGAAATGGCCGATAACTTTTTGCGGGTACCCTTATTTAACACAAGATACAAACGTGGAGCCGGCACCATTTATACTGCCGTGTATCGCCCAGCTGAAGGCTATATGCAACTTCGCTGGCCTGATAAAACCATTACCCAATCCTTTGCTTATTTTGAAGAAGCCTCCACCCCTATTTTCATTTATGCTCCTGATTTGGAGGAAGAGCTGAAAAGCAAATAG
- a CDS encoding T9SS type A sorting domain-containing protein: MKKQVLRTLFFSIAFLIGFLAKAQNDCPTWEWAFDVGLPSHVQLLESHGDTAGNMYFVGTFQGAFTIAGITLSTPDTSHFIAKYSKNQVWSWAVQFEAKLPSGFNNFPIPHDFYFDEAGFITVTGIYTHTAIFGSDTLSELHLGSFNTFVARLNTNTQQWLWATQAESQMKVEPSSIEGDANGNIYIAGSASIYPQSSSTISFGNIPLSTSGDTYYISKIDSSGTWLWARDFERSSHSPIIAVDNAQAPTVITNYVGSLTFASQTVSTTGGQYALAILGYDAAGQESWWLTAAGSNTVSGPKTWHAAYDDFGNLYITGESFIDAIQFGSTLLTGGTQLSYVAKINPQKQWAWAEYFGGASVSLAFSNFHSEAITLGNGDTYFSGIFDNDLTFGNDLLSAGNITGLFICKMDSGGNYHWGGAAYAPHGSVNGSLARPIGLGVDLQENVYISGINSDSYLFGNFSTVQYGNFVAKFKRDSIIGLSLPKDTFLYCGESIKLVPRSGSVSQLTYQWSPAHGLSDPTAQFPIASPDSTITYTLDVSTSNGCVATDQIKIVRDSVRYYGAGINFTTSTGNKMYCDNANFSISAPYTYQSFDWSTGSTIHNTYINGPGVYVLTAKDEDGCYRKDSIEIFGPSKITPEIPLLCTNDSVLLSINTNGLDSLRWNDGSSQPSRNVHQSGKYWATLYKGTCIYTDTVEVLAFTNTGNATFSARVNNLDVDFAASSIGFVQGTWRFGDGTFGSGKKISHTYANTGVYNVCLDATDVCGVTARHCMKITVPNIGIEELPAKNIFSLFPNPATGVINIESTDEQAPEVHLTNLSGKVVLREKLAQGSHWQIDIHHLPAGYYFINIAGNTFKVVKL; the protein is encoded by the coding sequence ATGAAAAAGCAAGTGCTTAGGACTCTATTTTTCTCAATTGCATTTTTAATAGGGTTTTTAGCGAAAGCTCAAAATGACTGCCCTACATGGGAATGGGCTTTTGATGTAGGTTTGCCTAGTCATGTGCAGTTGTTGGAATCACATGGCGATACAGCTGGTAACATGTACTTTGTTGGAACTTTTCAGGGTGCTTTTACCATTGCAGGGATTACGCTTAGTACACCTGATACCAGTCACTTCATCGCAAAGTATTCTAAAAATCAAGTGTGGAGCTGGGCAGTGCAATTTGAAGCTAAATTACCTTCGGGATTTAACAACTTTCCAATTCCACACGACTTTTACTTTGACGAGGCCGGGTTTATTACGGTAACCGGAATTTACACCCATACAGCCATCTTTGGTAGCGATACATTATCCGAGCTTCATCTTGGTTCTTTCAACACTTTTGTGGCGCGCCTCAATACAAACACTCAGCAATGGCTATGGGCTACTCAAGCGGAGAGCCAAATGAAAGTAGAGCCTTCTTCCATAGAAGGGGATGCGAATGGAAATATATACATTGCCGGTAGTGCTAGTATTTATCCACAGTCTTCATCTACCATTTCTTTCGGGAATATTCCATTATCTACTTCTGGAGATACGTACTATATATCAAAAATCGATTCATCGGGAACATGGCTTTGGGCCAGAGATTTCGAGAGAAGCTCACATTCACCAATAATAGCGGTGGATAATGCTCAGGCACCCACTGTAATCACAAATTATGTGGGTAGCCTAACCTTTGCAAGTCAAACGGTCTCCACTACTGGAGGGCAATATGCTTTGGCCATTTTGGGTTATGATGCTGCCGGGCAAGAATCATGGTGGCTAACAGCAGCAGGTTCAAATACTGTTTCAGGGCCCAAAACTTGGCACGCAGCTTATGATGATTTTGGCAACTTATACATTACAGGAGAATCGTTTATTGATGCCATTCAGTTTGGATCAACTCTATTGACAGGAGGCACGCAACTTAGTTATGTCGCAAAAATTAACCCTCAGAAACAATGGGCTTGGGCCGAATATTTTGGAGGAGCCTCGGTGAGTTTAGCTTTTTCCAACTTTCATAGTGAGGCTATTACTTTAGGCAATGGTGATACTTATTTTTCTGGGATTTTTGATAACGACCTCACCTTTGGAAATGATTTGTTATCTGCTGGAAATATCACGGGTCTCTTTATTTGTAAAATGGACAGTGGTGGAAATTACCATTGGGGAGGTGCAGCCTATGCACCGCATGGTAGTGTAAATGGTTCATTGGCAAGGCCAATTGGCTTAGGAGTAGATTTACAGGAAAACGTGTATATATCCGGTATAAATTCAGATTCGTATCTCTTCGGAAACTTCTCTACCGTTCAATACGGAAACTTCGTAGCTAAGTTTAAACGTGACTCAATAATTGGCTTATCCCTTCCAAAAGATACTTTTTTGTATTGCGGTGAATCAATTAAGTTGGTGCCACGCAGCGGTAGCGTTTCTCAGCTTACTTATCAATGGTCGCCAGCTCATGGCTTAAGTGATCCTACGGCCCAGTTTCCCATTGCATCACCCGACAGTACTATCACTTACACCTTAGATGTTTCTACTTCAAATGGCTGCGTAGCTACCGACCAAATAAAAATTGTACGCGACTCTGTGCGATATTATGGTGCGGGAATTAATTTTACAACCTCCACCGGAAACAAGATGTATTGTGATAATGCAAACTTCTCCATTTCTGCGCCCTACACTTATCAAAGCTTTGATTGGAGTACAGGGAGCACTATTCACAATACTTATATAAACGGGCCGGGTGTGTATGTGCTTACCGCAAAAGATGAAGACGGTTGCTATAGAAAGGATAGCATTGAAATTTTTGGGCCTTCCAAAATTACACCTGAGATTCCTCTTTTGTGTACAAATGATTCTGTACTTCTGAGTATAAATACCAACGGCCTGGACAGTTTGCGGTGGAATGACGGTAGCAGTCAGCCGAGTAGGAATGTGCATCAATCAGGAAAATATTGGGCTACATTGTACAAAGGCACTTGTATTTATACAGATACGGTGGAGGTACTTGCTTTTACAAATACGGGTAATGCTACTTTTTCTGCTCGGGTAAACAATTTGGATGTTGATTTTGCAGCTAGCTCAATTGGTTTTGTGCAAGGTACCTGGCGTTTTGGTGATGGAACCTTTGGGAGTGGTAAGAAGATATCTCATACTTATGCAAATACAGGAGTGTACAATGTGTGCCTCGATGCTACCGATGTATGCGGAGTAACAGCCAGACATTGCATGAAGATCACGGTTCCGAACATTGGTATTGAAGAACTCCCCGCCAAAAATATTTTTTCATTGTTTCCCAATCCAGCAACTGGTGTCATAAACATTGAAAGTACAGATGAACAAGCTCCGGAAGTACATTTGACAAACCTTTCAGGAAAGGTGGTTTTACGAGAAAAGTTAGCTCAGGGAAGTCACTGGCAAATTGATATACATCATCTTCCGGCAGGTTATTACTTTATCAATATTGCTGGTAATACTTTCAAGGTAGTAAAGCTGTAG
- a CDS encoding T9SS type A sorting domain-containing protein produces MLSAQSFTQLATDQNGDDYSHSLDVTEFASALSVKQDSIFDISGSGPSDVIPNANYIELVNGTILGVEEANVATSIYPNLAKGYITVAQRGKVEIYDITGMRRMIQMVEANQRIGLGHLPQGVYILNQNGASIKLMKE; encoded by the coding sequence GTGCTTAGCGCACAAAGTTTTACCCAATTAGCAACAGATCAAAACGGTGATGATTATAGTCATAGCCTTGATGTTACAGAATTTGCTTCTGCACTTTCGGTTAAACAGGATTCTATTTTTGACATTAGCGGAAGTGGTCCTTCGGATGTTATTCCAAACGCAAATTATATAGAGCTTGTAAATGGAACAATCCTCGGTGTGGAAGAAGCGAATGTTGCTACATCTATTTACCCTAATCTTGCTAAAGGCTATATCACGGTAGCTCAAAGGGGAAAGGTGGAGATTTATGATATTACCGGAATGAGACGAATGATCCAAATGGTGGAGGCCAATCAGCGAATTGGCCTAGGTCATTTGCCGCAGGGCGTTTATATTTTAAATCAAAATGGAGCATCGATTAAGCTTATGAAAGAGTAA
- a CDS encoding NAD(P)/FAD-dependent oxidoreductase — protein MDLVSDYSVVIIGAGPAGCSCAISILNAGVANVTLVDTSKTGKFHIGESIPPEMNPILRQLGISEAFLAQKHEPCFGSCSYWGNEKRGYNDSILSPFGHGWHLNRSQFNQFLVNEAVVRGAKVLSGHIYQSSTTTERGYQLNLKSKAGASSSIEADFVVDASGARSIFATDKGSKKQHETPLVCLALRFKNKGLREVSKLTHLESVENGWWYAARIPNEQLLVTLYTNAETVKKLRLNNLKNWIKLLQQSPNTHQWIAQMEPIDQKLLGFPAQSFCLDKVVGENWLAIGDAASAYDPITSQGIIKAITQGMRAAEIIGHCKIGAIEALPYFQKEVMLQYDQYKEARQHFYCLEQRWLQSQFWREMHGLSRT, from the coding sequence TTGGATTTAGTTAGCGATTATAGTGTGGTAATAATTGGCGCAGGACCCGCAGGGTGTTCCTGCGCCATTTCCATTTTAAATGCTGGTGTGGCCAATGTTACTCTGGTAGATACTTCAAAAACAGGTAAATTTCATATTGGTGAAAGCATTCCTCCTGAGATGAACCCCATACTGCGGCAATTGGGGATCTCTGAAGCTTTTCTGGCCCAGAAGCACGAACCTTGCTTTGGTAGTTGCTCTTATTGGGGCAATGAAAAACGAGGCTATAACGATAGTATTTTGAGCCCATTTGGACACGGCTGGCATTTAAACCGCTCACAATTCAATCAATTTTTAGTGAATGAAGCTGTGGTGCGTGGCGCCAAAGTTTTGTCAGGACACATTTATCAAAGTAGTACAACAACAGAGCGTGGTTATCAGTTGAACTTGAAGAGTAAGGCGGGAGCCTCAAGTTCTATTGAGGCTGATTTTGTAGTAGATGCTTCTGGTGCGCGCAGTATTTTTGCTACCGATAAGGGAAGTAAGAAGCAGCACGAAACACCTCTAGTGTGTTTAGCCTTAAGATTCAAAAATAAAGGGCTTCGGGAGGTTTCTAAGCTTACACATTTAGAATCGGTAGAAAATGGTTGGTGGTATGCCGCTAGAATTCCCAACGAGCAATTGTTGGTTACACTTTACACCAATGCCGAAACAGTAAAGAAGTTGAGACTGAATAATCTTAAAAACTGGATTAAACTCTTACAACAATCGCCAAATACACATCAGTGGATTGCACAGATGGAGCCTATTGATCAGAAACTACTCGGTTTTCCGGCACAGTCTTTTTGCTTAGACAAGGTAGTAGGTGAAAACTGGCTGGCCATTGGCGATGCCGCTTCGGCTTACGACCCAATTACCTCTCAGGGTATAATCAAAGCTATAACGCAAGGCATGCGTGCAGCAGAAATCATTGGGCATTGTAAAATTGGTGCTATCGAAGCTCTTCCTTATTTTCAAAAGGAAGTAATGCTACAGTATGATCAATACAAAGAGGCCCGTCAACATTTTTATTGCTTAGAACAGCGCTGGCTACAAAGCCAATTTTGGAGGGAGATGCATGGCTTGAGTAGAACTTAA
- a CDS encoding LodA/GoxA family CTQ-dependent oxidase, which translates to MANSSLRIHPAIGMARVGNSTEYYLGPETMAASPHGASAITGGLPIKPGTESTHITSGDIRDGSGRLKRQAARFKIFQYPNEGEKLTYPTQGGEEVLIGSTVDGKKVTDIIWTAHLANKKANCWEIDEDANKGIELYKPHPPIDDKTITKLVSTPPLRNPNFDSTSPQNPYNVDPGDTNRLKKLVIDAGPRAIKASQGTKPIKFDDEPKASYYDKSSGTITDLPNYPIQFPATNGSGANGSDPISYLGEILTEPNGRLLVLGGHGLACAFDNQGNFDAEQPLCKDVDNDNWLDDTSDGPVTAVLVFEDGSQQPVEGSAWAVVTDPAYAPQTLNVVNLWDDVYNTWLENFDLQPEVYSNGNYNPDYKPFFQDDIFPTLNAAHMQMWNTNLPDQAISAHERMKLLTEEKPPFDIMKFIRNPDDSQNDKGAPLMPLSLGDSNQAFLTVSRQQYFYMQQWNKGMSVGASKLPIGAGEQLDKTILVNCLGGRFSPGIDLTFIVRDPNLYNKDWQNPAIGPFRINGESLDYASATKDQPFLGIGYIPLRSDPVQPGDLCKFMSIPWHTDYNSCATHTPAPNPGGKITDKNVYSGTVNTTLFWSWPAQRPVAVYTFDDLSANNGDLKATKQRYSVRGEGTAAQENLKTPDCPDSKEFDTAAMNVGRYQNRRDILTEWVKIGTIIQGPAIKDYPDEFSKDYYLEVESLFKKDDSNLVVFWPNTVTDEVHPPKN; encoded by the coding sequence ATGGCAAATTCAAGCTTAAGAATACATCCCGCTATTGGCATGGCCAGAGTTGGGAATAGTACAGAATACTATTTGGGGCCAGAAACCATGGCCGCCTCTCCACATGGAGCTAGTGCAATAACGGGTGGGCTTCCCATAAAACCAGGCACCGAAAGCACCCACATCACCAGTGGAGATATACGAGATGGCTCGGGAAGATTAAAAAGACAGGCAGCACGCTTCAAGATTTTCCAATATCCTAATGAAGGAGAAAAACTCACTTACCCCACTCAAGGCGGAGAGGAAGTATTAATCGGGTCTACTGTAGACGGTAAGAAAGTAACAGACATCATTTGGACAGCCCATTTGGCCAATAAAAAAGCCAATTGCTGGGAGATAGATGAAGATGCAAACAAGGGAATTGAGTTGTACAAACCCCATCCGCCTATAGATGATAAAACTATAACTAAGCTAGTGAGCACCCCACCATTGAGGAATCCGAATTTCGATAGTACTTCACCACAAAACCCTTACAACGTGGATCCGGGCGACACAAATCGCTTGAAGAAGCTGGTGATTGATGCGGGGCCACGAGCGATTAAAGCCAGCCAGGGAACTAAGCCAATTAAATTTGATGATGAACCTAAGGCCAGTTATTATGATAAGAGCTCAGGCACTATTACGGATCTACCTAATTACCCGATTCAGTTTCCTGCAACTAACGGAAGTGGCGCCAATGGGAGTGATCCCATTAGCTATTTAGGAGAAATCCTTACCGAACCTAATGGCCGACTTTTGGTATTGGGTGGACATGGTTTAGCCTGTGCTTTTGATAATCAAGGGAATTTTGATGCCGAGCAGCCATTATGTAAGGATGTGGATAATGATAACTGGCTTGACGACACTTCGGATGGTCCGGTAACCGCAGTACTGGTTTTTGAAGATGGTAGTCAACAACCTGTTGAAGGCAGTGCTTGGGCGGTAGTTACCGATCCTGCTTATGCTCCTCAAACCTTGAATGTGGTAAACCTTTGGGATGATGTTTATAATACATGGTTAGAAAACTTTGATCTTCAGCCGGAAGTTTATAGCAATGGAAACTATAATCCCGACTATAAGCCTTTCTTTCAAGATGATATTTTTCCCACCTTGAATGCAGCTCACATGCAAATGTGGAATACTAATTTACCAGATCAGGCAATTTCGGCACATGAAAGAATGAAGCTTTTAACGGAGGAAAAGCCGCCTTTCGACATTATGAAATTTATCCGAAATCCGGATGATAGCCAAAACGATAAAGGGGCACCATTAATGCCGCTTTCATTGGGCGACTCTAATCAAGCCTTTTTAACTGTTTCGCGACAGCAATATTTTTATATGCAGCAATGGAACAAAGGAATGAGTGTTGGAGCAAGCAAATTACCCATTGGAGCTGGCGAGCAACTCGATAAAACCATTTTAGTCAATTGCCTGGGTGGTCGTTTTAGTCCAGGTATTGATTTGACTTTTATTGTGCGCGATCCTAATTTATATAATAAAGACTGGCAAAACCCAGCTATTGGACCTTTTAGGATCAATGGTGAATCCTTGGATTATGCTTCGGCAACAAAAGATCAACCATTCCTAGGGATAGGCTATATCCCATTAAGATCGGATCCTGTGCAACCGGGAGACTTGTGTAAGTTTATGTCCATCCCTTGGCATACGGATTACAACTCTTGCGCCACGCACACTCCAGCACCAAATCCAGGTGGAAAAATCACTGATAAAAATGTATACAGCGGAACAGTAAACACTACGTTATTTTGGTCGTGGCCAGCCCAAAGGCCTGTGGCCGTGTACACTTTTGATGATTTGTCAGCCAATAATGGTGATCTAAAAGCTACCAAACAGAGATACTCCGTGCGCGGAGAAGGCACGGCAGCCCAAGAGAATTTAAAAACTCCCGATTGTCCCGATTCAAAAGAATTTGACACGGCAGCGATGAACGTAGGTCGCTATCAGAACCGCAGAGACATACTGACTGAATGGGTGAAGATTGGGACTATTATCCAGGGGCCGGCAATTAAAGACTATCCTGATGAATTTAGTAAGGATTACTACCTAGAAGTGGAAAGTCTTTTCAAAAAAGACGACAGTAACCTGGTTGTTTTTTGGCCAAATACTGTGACTGACGAAGTGCATCCTCCGAAAAATTAA
- a CDS encoding T9SS type A sorting domain-containing protein — MKKLITHCLILPLAMSAQTYTNIATDKTGDDHAFGLDSKSLGFRLNSTNDTLFVKIDHHNTRHKDFGYALALDTNNNPADGAAIPQANLASQTPNTSMKADIMLYAYQNSIFPTVYTESYVNGSPANIMFTLDTNSSTCGIFAIPVSEIGSSPVINMLAFTGSFDISPAGAGPSDVMPDSNYGSAIPASVSLAELKHDMSIFPNPATNSIELNYNGAIQIVGVSGKVWLNPISRQNEAVDVSHLPPGSYLLLDDSGIKLGQFQKK, encoded by the coding sequence ATGAAAAAATTAATTACCCATTGTCTGATCTTGCCTTTAGCCATGTCAGCTCAGACGTACACCAACATTGCCACGGATAAAACTGGTGACGACCATGCATTTGGTCTGGATTCCAAATCACTAGGCTTTAGATTAAATTCAACTAATGACACACTTTTTGTCAAGATTGATCATCACAATACCCGACACAAAGATTTTGGCTACGCCCTAGCGCTTGATACCAATAATAACCCAGCGGATGGTGCTGCGATACCACAAGCCAATCTTGCTAGCCAAACTCCAAATACCTCGATGAAGGCTGATATTATGCTGTATGCTTATCAAAACAGTATTTTCCCAACAGTGTACACAGAAAGTTATGTAAACGGCTCACCAGCCAATATCATGTTTACCTTAGATACCAACAGTAGTACCTGTGGCATTTTTGCCATACCCGTTTCGGAAATTGGCAGTTCACCAGTCATTAATATGCTGGCATTTACAGGTTCTTTTGATATTTCACCTGCTGGGGCTGGGCCTTCTGATGTAATGCCTGATTCAAACTACGGAAGCGCTATTCCTGCTTCGGTATCCCTAGCGGAACTTAAACATGACATGAGTATTTTCCCAAATCCTGCTACCAACTCTATTGAGTTGAATTATAATGGGGCTATTCAAATTGTAGGTGTTTCAGGAAAAGTTTGGTTGAACCCAATCAGTCGGCAAAACGAGGCTGTTGACGTCAGTCATCTACCTCCGGGTAGCTATCTATTACTCGATGATTCAGGAATTAAGCTTGGTCAATTCCAGAAGAAATAA
- a CDS encoding DUF1801 domain-containing protein, which yields MQSKATTPEQYLEELPEDRKEPMLKLRQVILDNLPSGFEECMNYKMLGYVVPHSVYPDGYHCNTKLPLPFMNLASQKNFIAVYHMGIYANPELMEWFTTEYANRVKGKLDMGKSCVRLKKMDQIPYDLFGELASKMTAQEWIDLYEANLKR from the coding sequence ATGCAATCAAAAGCTACTACACCCGAGCAATATTTAGAAGAACTCCCTGAGGATCGCAAGGAGCCCATGTTGAAATTACGGCAAGTGATTTTAGATAATTTGCCTTCGGGTTTTGAGGAGTGTATGAATTATAAAATGCTTGGTTATGTGGTCCCTCATTCGGTTTATCCCGATGGCTATCACTGCAATACCAAGCTTCCATTGCCCTTTATGAATTTGGCTTCTCAAAAAAACTTTATAGCCGTTTATCACATGGGCATTTATGCCAATCCTGAATTGATGGAGTGGTTTACCACCGAATATGCCAATCGGGTAAAAGGCAAATTAGACATGGGTAAAAGCTGTGTTCGTCTCAAAAAAATGGATCAGATTCCCTACGATCTCTTTGGTGAGCTTGCCAGCAAAATGACTGCCCAAGAGTGGATTGATCTTTATGAGGCAAATCTAAAACGCTAA